In Akkermansia muciniphila, one DNA window encodes the following:
- a CDS encoding CatA-like O-acetyltransferase, with the protein MKKKIEIASWPRRSHYEYFRTFDCPSFSITSPVRVDALYRYAKQEGISFFILCLFVLLKALNRVPQLRQRVEEGEVWEYESVNALVPVLAADGEFTQILVEYRMELADFLEHAVPLVQAAKLAPAQANPCHRADIAVFSCLPWISFTQVASAYRVFRDQYFPLIHWGKMEADASGRMMMPVAIQANHVLVDGVHVGRFYGILEELCGNQFS; encoded by the coding sequence ATGAAAAAGAAAATAGAAATCGCTTCCTGGCCTCGAAGGTCCCATTATGAGTATTTCCGGACGTTTGACTGCCCTTCGTTTTCCATTACGTCTCCGGTCCGGGTGGATGCCCTGTACCGTTATGCGAAACAGGAGGGGATTTCCTTTTTCATTCTGTGCCTGTTTGTGCTGTTGAAGGCGTTGAACAGGGTGCCCCAGCTGCGCCAGCGGGTGGAAGAAGGGGAGGTGTGGGAGTATGAGTCCGTGAATGCCCTAGTTCCGGTGCTGGCAGCGGATGGAGAATTCACTCAGATTTTAGTGGAATACCGAATGGAGCTGGCTGATTTCCTGGAACATGCCGTTCCTCTTGTCCAGGCGGCCAAACTTGCTCCCGCCCAGGCGAATCCGTGCCACAGGGCGGATATTGCCGTATTCAGTTGTTTGCCGTGGATTTCATTCACACAGGTGGCCAGCGCCTACAGGGTGTTCCGGGATCAATACTTTCCCCTCATTCATTGGGGGAAGATGGAGGCGGATGCTTCCGGCAGGATGATGATGCCCGTAGCCATTCAGGCGAACCATGTGCTGGTGGATGGAGTGCACGTGGGCCGTTTTTACGGCATTCTGGAAGAATTGTGCGGAAATCAATTCAGTTAA
- a CDS encoding ABC transporter permease: protein MRLLVKLIWRDLLASPGRMAVSVFAILVSVSLIVWMMGSYDTLVREFDNDAEAYMGNYDLCLVPEPPKGPLPPGQYPQFRDQELPARLAASPLVETVNTACQVPRLQIGCGNERGSFDEQTRDRMGIPPQSPILVGNHAVECPYELKEGVWPDMASSSAMEGVLGSGSAKYFSAGVGTVMNVRVGTHVYDVKIVGIVKQAKATPGVIMGPGGMSGPAFSSLFVPVKVCEKITGQPFVPNLIYVQLKEGVDKKEFAESFRQELVQAAAAVADTDSIIRRLSSDRSVRSQKDSAEMSVWLVLFSCIFIIFTTLSIGVSERARRLALMRALGLGRMQIALLIAGEGIFLCIPALLGGLGAGFFLVYLLEEGSASAPVMAWSTVLTAAVCAVGGALLASIIPAWRASRQSPLEAAVPSSGFIGKVSRVPVWSVAAGLACVCLQPAALLLPGLEAETRKWIFFWLGYPGLVAGALFLAPSFVRVTEWAGAWITGFLLRVPHSFLNMQLSRNLSRSVGTAVSMSVGLSLFVGVQTWGYSMLVPFSPDTSTPGTLVSFLHTEFKSADVPELMTRPSLRNSRMYPIYVDEPDIAPAQMKTPGFSGMRNRSIVLAGIPVEEMTGGSHPLFNPVFVSGNPQEAYAMLESTRSLLIPDTFARAVGLKVGDDLMLVNPSSRERRPGNESPSGIRGRGRGAAVRGEPWKVAGVVSFPGWHWLTKTSGMRVRRGGFVAALAIADERWLKEEYAHQGFQFIWGDTAPGISNVELQNDLGEYALMKVRQQENGGEGARPLVKALTRESLGGSVTSRGDDVIFTMSKLPIIIMVIAVLAVLNTVLASVQSRRREFGLMRAVGVPGGMVMRMLWAETLMVSLCAVVMSLALGVLGAWCSIQILEYGYHFGIVTPPVTMPWAHLACAVLLVFVLSSLACLLPAWRMKHASVTDLLSVREG, encoded by the coding sequence ATGAGGTTGCTGGTCAAACTGATTTGGAGAGATTTGCTTGCCAGCCCCGGCCGGATGGCTGTCAGCGTGTTCGCCATCCTTGTCTCCGTCAGCCTCATTGTATGGATGATGGGGAGCTATGATACGCTGGTCAGGGAGTTTGATAATGATGCGGAGGCCTATATGGGGAATTATGACCTCTGCCTGGTGCCGGAGCCTCCCAAAGGGCCCCTTCCTCCCGGACAGTACCCGCAGTTCCGTGACCAGGAGCTGCCCGCCCGTCTGGCCGCCTCTCCCCTTGTGGAAACGGTGAACACCGCGTGCCAGGTGCCGCGCCTCCAAATCGGCTGCGGAAATGAGCGGGGCAGCTTTGACGAGCAGACGCGCGACCGCATGGGAATTCCTCCCCAGAGCCCCATCCTGGTGGGAAACCATGCTGTGGAGTGCCCTTATGAATTGAAGGAGGGAGTTTGGCCGGATATGGCTTCCTCCTCAGCCATGGAGGGGGTGCTGGGCAGCGGAAGCGCCAAATATTTCAGCGCGGGAGTGGGAACCGTCATGAACGTGCGCGTGGGAACGCATGTGTACGACGTCAAGATTGTGGGCATCGTCAAGCAGGCCAAGGCCACTCCCGGCGTCATCATGGGGCCGGGCGGCATGTCCGGCCCGGCTTTCTCCTCCCTTTTTGTGCCCGTGAAGGTATGCGAGAAAATTACGGGACAGCCTTTTGTCCCTAATTTGATTTACGTTCAGCTCAAGGAAGGAGTGGACAAAAAGGAATTTGCGGAAAGTTTCCGGCAGGAGCTGGTCCAGGCCGCCGCTGCGGTGGCGGATACGGATTCCATCATCCGGCGGCTTTCCAGCGACCGTTCCGTCCGTTCACAGAAGGATAGCGCGGAAATGTCCGTCTGGCTTGTCCTGTTCTCCTGCATTTTCATCATTTTTACGACGTTGAGCATCGGCGTCAGCGAACGTGCCCGCAGGCTGGCCCTGATGCGCGCTCTGGGGCTGGGGCGCATGCAAATTGCTTTGCTGATTGCAGGAGAGGGGATTTTTCTGTGCATTCCGGCATTGCTGGGAGGGCTGGGCGCCGGTTTTTTCCTGGTGTACCTGCTGGAGGAAGGCTCTGCTTCTGCCCCCGTGATGGCCTGGTCCACCGTATTAACCGCCGCCGTATGCGCTGTGGGCGGGGCCTTGCTGGCTTCCATCATTCCTGCGTGGCGCGCTTCCCGCCAGTCTCCGCTGGAAGCGGCCGTTCCTTCCTCCGGATTCATCGGGAAGGTGAGCCGTGTTCCTGTGTGGTCTGTCGCGGCGGGTCTCGCATGCGTATGTCTTCAGCCTGCGGCCCTGCTGTTGCCGGGTCTGGAGGCAGAAACGCGCAAATGGATATTTTTCTGGCTGGGTTACCCCGGCCTGGTAGCCGGTGCGCTGTTTCTGGCCCCCTCCTTCGTGCGCGTGACGGAGTGGGCCGGGGCATGGATTACCGGATTTCTGCTGCGCGTTCCGCATTCTTTCCTGAACATGCAGCTCAGCCGCAACCTCAGCCGTTCCGTGGGAACTGCCGTATCCATGTCTGTGGGCCTGTCTCTTTTTGTGGGGGTGCAGACATGGGGCTATTCCATGCTGGTTCCCTTTTCTCCTGATACGTCGACGCCCGGAACCCTGGTTTCTTTCCTGCATACGGAGTTCAAATCCGCGGACGTTCCGGAGCTGATGACGCGCCCCAGCCTGCGGAATTCCCGAATGTATCCCATCTACGTGGATGAACCGGATATTGCTCCGGCACAGATGAAGACCCCCGGTTTTTCCGGGATGCGCAACCGTTCCATCGTGTTGGCCGGCATTCCCGTGGAGGAGATGACCGGGGGGAGCCATCCGCTGTTCAACCCCGTGTTTGTTTCCGGAAATCCGCAGGAGGCTTATGCTATGCTGGAATCCACCCGTTCTCTCCTGATTCCGGACACGTTCGCGCGGGCGGTGGGGTTGAAGGTCGGGGATGACTTGATGCTGGTTAATCCGTCTTCCCGGGAACGCCGTCCCGGAAATGAGTCTCCTTCCGGTATTCGCGGCCGGGGCAGGGGGGCCGCCGTGCGGGGAGAACCCTGGAAAGTGGCGGGAGTAGTTTCCTTCCCCGGCTGGCACTGGTTGACCAAAACCAGCGGAATGCGCGTCCGCCGGGGAGGCTTTGTCGCTGCTTTGGCGATTGCCGATGAACGCTGGCTCAAAGAGGAATACGCGCATCAGGGATTCCAGTTCATCTGGGGGGATACCGCTCCGGGGATTAGCAACGTGGAACTTCAGAACGACCTGGGAGAATATGCCCTGATGAAGGTGAGGCAGCAGGAGAACGGAGGGGAAGGAGCCAGGCCTCTGGTGAAAGCCCTGACCAGGGAAAGCCTGGGGGGGAGTGTTACCAGCCGCGGGGATGATGTGATTTTTACAATGAGCAAGCTTCCTATCATCATCATGGTGATCGCCGTTCTGGCCGTGCTCAATACCGTGCTGGCGTCCGTTCAGTCCCGCCGCCGGGAATTCGGATTGATGCGTGCGGTGGGCGTGCCGGGCGGCATGGTGATGCGGATGCTCTGGGCGGAGACGCTGATGGTTTCCCTGTGCGCCGTTGTCATGAGTCTTGCGCTGGGAGTGCTTGGCGCCTGGTGCTCCATTCAGATTCTGGAATACGGTTACCACTTCGGCATCGTTACTCCTCCTGTTACGATGCCCTGGGCGCATCTGGCCTGTGCTGTGCTTCTGGTGTTTGTCCTCTCCTCACTGGCGTGTCTTCTGCCTGCGTGGCGCATGAAGCATGCGTCCGTGACGGATTTGCTTTCCGTTCGCGAGGGGTAG
- a CDS encoding ABC transporter ATP-binding protein: MSSPVISVSHLKRGFKSGSGNITVLKDISLTVNRGEFVAVMGASGSGKSTLLNVLGGLLAPDSGTVTVDGMDLGSMSDASLTVYRRDRVGFIFQMFNLVGTLNVEENILLPSLAGGRKVIPSALDAMIEKVGLSHRRHAMPDTLSGGEQQRVAIARALVSGPALVLADEPTGNLDSENTRLMGDLFRDLHRAQGCAFVLVTHAPDVAMWADRVIVLKDGSIVDDRSTAEFAGPAELSSFYERTLNDAL, translated from the coding sequence ATGAGTTCCCCCGTCATTTCCGTCAGCCATCTCAAGCGCGGTTTCAAATCCGGTTCCGGGAATATAACTGTGCTGAAAGATATCAGCCTTACCGTGAACCGGGGAGAGTTCGTTGCCGTGATGGGCGCAAGCGGATCCGGAAAAAGTACTCTGCTGAACGTGCTGGGAGGGCTGCTGGCTCCGGATTCCGGCACGGTGACGGTGGATGGGATGGATCTCGGTTCCATGTCGGATGCCTCCCTGACGGTGTACCGGCGGGACCGTGTAGGGTTCATTTTCCAGATGTTTAACCTGGTGGGCACCTTGAACGTGGAGGAAAACATTCTGTTGCCGTCCCTGGCGGGAGGCAGGAAGGTGATTCCTTCCGCCCTGGACGCCATGATTGAGAAGGTTGGGCTGTCTCACCGTCGGCATGCCATGCCGGATACGCTCAGCGGCGGGGAGCAGCAGCGTGTGGCGATTGCCCGTGCGTTGGTCTCCGGTCCCGCTCTGGTGCTGGCGGATGAGCCTACGGGCAACCTGGATTCTGAAAATACCCGTCTTATGGGTGATTTGTTCCGGGATTTGCATCGTGCGCAAGGTTGTGCTTTTGTCCTGGTGACGCATGCGCCGGACGTAGCCATGTGGGCGGATCGTGTAATCGTGCTCAAGGACGGCAGCATTGTGGACGACAGGTCCACAGCGGAATTTGCCGGTCCTGCGGAATTGTCCTCCTTCTATGAACGTACACTGAATGATGCCTTATGA
- a CDS encoding TonB-dependent receptor — protein sequence MRFSNMNIPRHCRQGRGLHRAAAIGSLLVLGQSAYAETQPAAAEEGVQEMPERVMTIRSRSLRAETVSSATLTNMKTEEVPQTVNVITRDLMDSKGSDSLVEALRMDSSVNTGGDMLLSRTADQYTIRGFAGSDVQLGNMPLPRGMGYGMDTSLIENIEIVKGPIGSISGGQTSTLGAYGAGGSINLILKEPDFLERTELTAYARLSHHGQKYRATIDDTRYRGDETNGFALRTVVAAEYERPFWLSNGANGGQKYTVSPIFRWQHDSRTKTVLTTSFQYQNSPTTMGIPVLGGHFVGPYDAWYGSPSGRLNSKSLLAMLDFERKLEKIWTIRIGGGIGYSDVDYNVWGISSSAGRGTSTADYYNQMIASGKAKYEAAWSDEWNINWNFYSNALAEFKTGQVKHEALMGISYTGSSVYGDGSSLVTNATANTNGYFPLYNPPPFFPAGRDYSGANATDTVVQRAGFLLQDVLSYGQWRFLAGVRGDAHFSLDNNYAFAWSPRFGITRMFGERVALFANAARTSAPNFGYLDENGKELTDSWRTDQMEFGFRVSPVDKVWFSASWFDIIQNNTPVAIDGYTNRYYSDGSKRAEGVELSLNGEITRNWSSYLSYTYTRTKNRTTGEVYPTIAPNALALWQKYRIDGGLLNGTVLGLGYRCKDSYYATFRGAKIADNYTIPSYSVFDFTVEIPLPESKWLKDATLRLAVYNIFDKKYVQSTRHAVQCTVGEPRTFEVGLKTTF from the coding sequence ATGCGTTTTTCCAACATGAATATCCCCCGCCATTGCCGCCAGGGGCGCGGCTTGCACCGTGCCGCCGCCATTGGCAGCCTGCTTGTTCTCGGACAGTCTGCCTATGCCGAGACACAGCCTGCCGCAGCAGAGGAAGGCGTGCAGGAAATGCCGGAACGCGTGATGACCATCCGTTCCAGGTCCCTGCGGGCGGAAACGGTCAGTTCCGCCACTCTTACGAATATGAAGACGGAGGAAGTTCCGCAAACGGTAAACGTCATTACGAGGGATCTGATGGATTCCAAAGGGTCCGATTCCCTGGTGGAAGCGCTGCGTATGGATTCTTCCGTCAATACGGGCGGAGACATGCTTTTATCCCGTACGGCGGACCAGTACACGATCCGCGGCTTTGCCGGCAGTGATGTCCAGCTCGGCAACATGCCTCTTCCGCGGGGCATGGGGTACGGCATGGATACGTCCCTGATAGAAAATATTGAGATTGTCAAAGGCCCCATCGGTTCCATTTCCGGCGGCCAGACCAGTACGCTTGGGGCATACGGCGCCGGCGGTTCCATCAACCTGATTCTGAAGGAGCCTGATTTCCTGGAACGGACGGAGTTGACGGCCTACGCCCGCCTTTCCCACCACGGGCAGAAATACCGCGCAACGATTGACGATACCCGGTACAGGGGGGATGAAACGAATGGATTTGCCCTGCGCACGGTGGTAGCCGCCGAGTATGAACGCCCGTTCTGGCTGAGCAACGGCGCCAACGGAGGCCAGAAGTACACGGTCTCCCCCATTTTCCGCTGGCAGCATGATTCCCGCACCAAGACGGTGCTGACGACCAGTTTCCAGTATCAGAATTCCCCGACGACGATGGGCATTCCTGTGCTGGGCGGCCATTTTGTGGGGCCGTATGACGCCTGGTACGGTTCTCCGAGCGGAAGACTCAATTCCAAATCCCTGCTGGCGATGCTGGATTTCGAACGCAAGCTGGAAAAGATATGGACGATCCGCATTGGCGGCGGTATTGGGTACAGCGACGTGGATTATAATGTCTGGGGCATTTCCTCTTCCGCAGGGAGAGGAACCAGCACGGCGGATTATTACAACCAGATGATTGCTTCCGGAAAGGCCAAATATGAAGCCGCCTGGAGCGACGAGTGGAATATCAACTGGAATTTTTATTCCAACGCACTGGCGGAATTTAAGACCGGGCAGGTGAAGCATGAAGCCCTGATGGGCATTTCTTACACGGGCAGCAGCGTTTATGGGGACGGTTCCAGCCTGGTGACTAATGCTACCGCGAACACGAACGGCTATTTTCCCCTGTACAATCCTCCTCCTTTTTTCCCGGCAGGACGCGATTATTCCGGCGCTAATGCGACGGATACCGTGGTGCAGAGGGCGGGCTTTCTGCTGCAGGATGTTCTCAGCTATGGACAGTGGCGTTTTCTGGCCGGCGTGCGCGGTGACGCTCATTTCAGCCTGGACAATAATTATGCGTTTGCGTGGAGCCCCCGCTTCGGAATTACCCGCATGTTCGGCGAACGCGTAGCATTGTTCGCCAACGCAGCCCGTACGTCCGCCCCCAACTTCGGGTATCTGGATGAAAACGGGAAGGAATTGACCGATTCCTGGCGTACGGACCAGATGGAATTCGGTTTCCGGGTCAGCCCGGTTGATAAGGTGTGGTTTTCCGCTTCCTGGTTTGACATCATCCAGAATAATACGCCTGTCGCCATAGACGGATATACCAACCGGTACTATTCGGACGGCTCCAAGAGGGCGGAAGGCGTGGAACTTTCCCTGAACGGGGAAATAACCAGGAATTGGAGTTCCTATCTTTCCTACACCTACACCCGCACCAAGAACCGGACCACCGGGGAAGTGTATCCCACGATTGCTCCGAATGCTCTGGCCCTCTGGCAGAAGTACCGCATTGACGGAGGATTGCTGAACGGTACGGTGCTGGGCCTGGGCTACCGCTGCAAGGATTCCTACTACGCTACGTTCCGAGGCGCAAAAATTGCGGACAACTACACCATCCCCTCCTATAGCGTATTCGACTTTACGGTGGAAATCCCCCTGCCGGAATCCAAATGGCTGAAAGATGCCACGCTGAGGCTGGCTGTGTATAATATCTTCGATAAAAAGTACGTGCAGTCCACCCGCCATGCCGTGCAGTGCACGGTGGGAGAGCCGCGCACGTTTGAAGTAGGCCTGAAGACCACGTTTTAA